The following coding sequences lie in one Spirochaetales bacterium genomic window:
- the rho gene encoding transcription termination factor Rho, giving the protein MAPAKKPIRKRKIRVELIKDSNSNKHDDNENHDRKITVGDNLYNNDTTFKGDGGMIDDTHTNNNAEKIEENQKHEIVDNNHNSEKSEIKRGNHDFREEDRYSANDESIARLNINDLTGASMPELRALATNYGISKETLLSMKKQEIIFAILKAHTERNGIIHAYGALEILPDGYGFLRSPNYSYLPGPDDIYISPSQIRLFNLRTGDTVSGQIRPPKDGERFFAMLRVESVNMDDPNIAQTRIPFDNLTPLYPNEKLHLETVTEQISARLIDLFCPIGKGQRGLIVSPPRTGKTILLQKIANAITANHPEVFIFVLLIDERPEEVTDMQRNVKGEVVASTFDEQATRHVQVAEMVMEKAKRLVEHKRDVVILLDSITRLARAYNQTVPTSGKILSGGVDSNALHRPKRFFGAARNIENGGSLTIVATALIDTGSRMDEVIFEEFKGTGNMEIHLDRKISDRRLFPAINIKKSGTRKEELLLTEEEINKMWILRKVINPMDDIEIIELLIDRMKKTKTNEAFMRSMNTNAGVQ; this is encoded by the coding sequence ATGGCACCAGCGAAAAAACCAATAAGAAAGCGGAAAATTCGGGTAGAACTCATCAAGGATTCCAACTCGAATAAACATGACGACAATGAAAATCATGACAGGAAAATCACTGTCGGTGATAATCTTTACAACAATGATACAACTTTTAAAGGGGACGGCGGTATGATAGACGATACTCACACAAACAACAATGCTGAAAAAATCGAAGAAAATCAGAAACATGAGATTGTCGATAACAACCACAACTCTGAAAAATCAGAGATAAAACGTGGAAATCACGATTTCAGGGAAGAAGATCGATACTCAGCAAATGACGAGTCTATTGCCCGCCTCAATATCAATGATTTGACCGGAGCGAGTATGCCGGAGTTGCGTGCACTCGCGACGAATTACGGAATAAGCAAAGAAACCCTCCTCTCGATGAAAAAACAGGAGATTATTTTTGCGATACTGAAAGCGCATACGGAACGAAACGGTATAATTCATGCGTACGGAGCACTGGAGATACTTCCCGACGGATACGGATTTTTGAGATCGCCCAACTATAGTTATCTGCCTGGCCCGGATGATATCTATATTTCACCCTCACAGATACGACTTTTTAATCTGAGGACAGGTGATACGGTCTCCGGACAGATACGGCCCCCCAAAGACGGCGAACGTTTTTTCGCGATGCTCCGTGTCGAATCGGTAAATATGGACGATCCGAATATCGCTCAGACGAGGATACCCTTCGATAACCTCACCCCCCTGTATCCGAATGAAAAACTGCACCTCGAGACCGTAACGGAGCAGATTTCGGCGCGGCTTATCGATCTTTTTTGCCCGATCGGGAAAGGTCAGCGGGGGCTTATCGTTTCTCCGCCGAGAACGGGAAAAACCATTCTGCTGCAGAAGATAGCCAACGCGATTACGGCAAACCATCCGGAGGTCTTTATTTTTGTTCTGCTCATCGATGAACGGCCGGAAGAAGTCACGGATATGCAGCGTAACGTCAAGGGTGAAGTCGTTGCCTCGACCTTCGACGAACAGGCGACCCGCCACGTCCAGGTCGCGGAAATGGTCATGGAAAAGGCAAAACGGCTCGTCGAACACAAGCGGGATGTCGTCATTCTTCTCGATTCGATTACCAGGCTCGCACGGGCTTACAATCAGACCGTCCCGACATCGGGCAAGATACTTTCGGGCGGCGTCGATTCGAATGCCCTGCACCGCCCAAAGCGGTTTTTTGGTGCCGCGAGGAATATCGAAAACGGGGGAAGTCTGACAATTGTCGCGACCGCGCTTATCGATACGGGGAGCCGGATGGATGAAGTGATTTTCGAGGAATTCAAGGGAACCGGCAATATGGAGATCCATCTGGACAGAAAGATCTCGGACAGGCGGCTTTTCCCTGCAATTAATATAAAGAAGTCCGGTACAAGGAAGGAAGAGCTGCTGCTTACGGAAGAAGAAATAAATAAAATGTGGATTTTGAGAAAAGTGATCAACCCCATGGATGATATTGAAATTATCGAATTGCTGATCGATCGCATGAAAAAGACAAAAACCAACGAGGCGTTTATGCGATCCATGAATACAAATGCGGGAGTACAGTAA